TAGATCCCATACGACACCGCGCGAAAAAATGAAATTACCTCCATCGCTGAGGATGTCGCCACCCGATGTAGCAGAAGTGGAAGTAATGTTAGATACTGGTAGCGTTACCAAATTGGGGCCCTCGATATCGCTCTGAGCGAATACTAAAAACGGAAGAGAAAAGGTAAGTGTGACAAGGAGTTTTTTCATCTCGGCTAATTTAGCTCGAAGATATAAAAAAGGGCTCCACGGAGGAAGCCCTTTTAGAACCTATTCAGGTTGCGCTATGTCTATCATCATCTTCATGATGACACTTCAAAGATGCAACCTATATGCCGAGTCGTGTTACAACCTCGTTGCAACATGTTGCACTATTGTTTCATGCCAAAACCTCCCTCACTTTGTCAGCAGCTTCTTGAAGCAGAATAGCTGACTCTACCTGTAGTCCACTGTTGTCGATGATGTCTTTAGCTTCTTCGGCATTAGTTCCCTGAAGACGCGCGATGATCGGAACATTGATATCTTCCATGTTGCGATAAGCATCAACGATACCCTGAGCCACTCGGTCGCACCGAACGATTCCTCCAAAGATGTTCACGAGTATGGCCTCGACATTCTCATCTTTCAAAATGATGCGGAAAGCATTCTCAACGCGCTTTGCATCGGCCGTTCCACCAACGTCGAGAAAGTTCGCAGGATTACCACCGGCTTGCTTGATAATGTCCATGGTCGCCATAGCTAGTCCGGCACCATTTACCATACATCCGACATTACCATCCAACTTAACGAAGTTCAAGCCGAACTCTCCGGCTTCAACCTCGGTCGGATCCTCCTCGCGCTTATCGCGCAATTCAGCGAGGTCTTTGTGACGGAACAAAGAATTTCCATCCAAAGTCACTTTAGCATCTACGGCCAATATCTTGTTGTCCGAGGTCTTGAGTACTGGGTTGATCTCAAACAAGCTCGAGTCGGCACCTGAGTATGCGTTCCATAAAGACATGGAAAACTTCACCATATTCTTGAATGCATCTCCTTCAAGTCCAAGGTTAAATGCAATACGACGTGCTTGGAAAGGCAACAAGCCCAATGCCGGGTCAATTTCTTCTTTGTGGATGAGCTCCGGAGTTTCTTCGGCAACTTGCTCGATATCCATTCCTCCCTCAGTAGAGTAAACGACCATATTGCGGCCCGTTTCGCGATTCAACAGAATCGACATATAGATCTCTGAAGTTTCGAATTCTCCCGGGTAATACACGTCCTCGGCGATCAAAACCTGATTGACCAACTTTCCTTCTGCCGAAGTTTGTGGCGTAACCAAATGCATGCCGATGATGTTCGACGCATGCTCGCGCACCTCATCCAAACTTTTAGCCAATTTAACACCACCACCTTTTCCGCGTCCACCAGCGTGAACCTGAGCTTTCACGACCCACCAAGAAGTGCCGGTTTGCTCCGTCATTTTCTTTGCCGCTTCCACTGCCTCGTCGGGAATACTTGCGACAATTCCTCGTTGAACGTTTACACCGTACGATGCTAGGATGTCTTTACCTTGATATTCGTGTAGATTCATCTGGAAATTTGTTTGAATGCACGGCAAAAGTACATCGTTAAGCCCAATTATCGAAAAACCCAGAGCGCCTTTAATCCATTAAGGTTACGTTAACGTTCTAATATGCCTATAGTCCTTACCTTTGCCCACTCGAGCTCCTTTGTCCTGGGCTCTTCAAATGTCCTTTAATGAAGTGGTCCGCCCTATTTTTAGTGCTTGCTGTGTCGCTGTATGTTTTTGCTCAATCGGGCGAACAAAAGCGCATTCAAGCAGTTCGAGTGGATTCGCCCCCGAAGATCGATGGAGATATTTCCGATGCCATCTGGCTATCCGCTCCAATTGCGACGGGTTTTACTGAGTTGGATCCGGACAATGGCGCTCCGCCTGCGGCGGGAATGGAAACTGAGGTGCGTATATTGTGCGATGACGACGCCTTGTACTTCTCGTTCAAAAACTTCGATATCCAACCCGACAGCGTTCTACGCGAACTTGGATCGCGCGATAGCCAAAACAAGAACGCGGATTACGTCGCCGTTTGGCTCAACCTTTAC
This sequence is a window from Flavobacteriales bacterium. Protein-coding genes within it:
- the sucC gene encoding ADP-forming succinate--CoA ligase subunit beta; this encodes MNLHEYQGKDILASYGVNVQRGIVASIPDEAVEAAKKMTEQTGTSWWVVKAQVHAGGRGKGGGVKLAKSLDEVREHASNIIGMHLVTPQTSAEGKLVNQVLIAEDVYYPGEFETSEIYMSILLNRETGRNMVVYSTEGGMDIEQVAEETPELIHKEEIDPALGLLPFQARRIAFNLGLEGDAFKNMVKFSMSLWNAYSGADSSLFEINPVLKTSDNKILAVDAKVTLDGNSLFRHKDLAELRDKREEDPTEVEAGEFGLNFVKLDGNVGCMVNGAGLAMATMDIIKQAGGNPANFLDVGGTADAKRVENAFRIILKDENVEAILVNIFGGIVRCDRVAQGIVDAYRNMEDINVPIIARLQGTNAEEAKDIIDNSGLQVESAILLQEAADKVREVLA